From Thunnus maccoyii chromosome 21, fThuMac1.1, whole genome shotgun sequence, the proteins below share one genomic window:
- the LOC121888054 gene encoding TLC domain-containing protein 4-B-like — protein sequence MDPFSQLILTISVTSFLTFQWLFHKVSPWISIRISPGFLGLSDKQKVEWNSRTVSTFHALLVGIFCLYILLFDDHVNEDPVWGDPTLVKTNVAITTGYLISDLLLIFYYWKAIGDKFFVIHHLAALYAYYYVLGQGMLPYFANFRLLAEFSTPCVNQRWFFEVLGYPKSSRPNMANGVAMALVFFVVRIAVMPGYYSRMYAVYGTEAFYLVPWGGRFAWICSSICLDIMNIMWMHKIARGCYRVLRSARRSKASTPQENGKSD from the exons ATGGACCCATTCAGCCAGCTTATCCTCACCATCTCGGTGACCAGTTTCCTCACCTTCCAGTGGCTCTTCCACAAAGTCAGCCCCTGGATATCGATACGCATCAGCCCGGGCTTCCTCGGCCTCAGCGACAAGCAGAAGGTGGAATGGAACTCAAG gACAGTGTCAACATTTCACGCACTGTTGGTGGGAATCTTCTGTCTCTACATTCTGCTCTTTGATGATCACGTCAATGAAGACCCAGTCTG GGGAGATCCTACACTGGTGAAGACTAATGTTGCCATTACAACAGGCTACCTCATATCCG ATCTGCTGCTAATATTTTACTACTGGAAGGCGATAGGCGACAAGTTTTTTGTAATTCACCATCTGGCAGCGTTGTATGCTTACTACTATGTACTG GGCCAAGGAATGTTGCCTTATTTTGCTAACTTCCGTCTGCTTGCTGAGTTTTCTACTCCATGTGTGAACCAGCG CTGGTTCTTTGAGGTACTAGGCTATCCCAAGTCCTCCCGGCCCAACATGGCGAATGGTGTCGCCATGGCTTTAGTCTTTTTTGTGGTCCGCATCGCCGTCATGCCAGGCTACTACAGTCGTATGTATGCGGTCTACGGCACTGAGGCCTTCTACCTGGTGCCCTGGGGTGGCCGTTTTGCCTGGATCTGCTCCAGTATCTGCTTGGACATCATGAACATTATGTGGATGCATAAGATTGCCCGCGGCTGCTACAGGGTGCTGCGCTCAGCACGCCGGAGTAAAGCCAGCACACCTCAGGAGAATGGGAAGTCGGATTAA